In Rhodothermia bacterium, a single window of DNA contains:
- a CDS encoding calcineurin-like phosphoesterase C-terminal domain-containing protein encodes MNRRRFLKQSAWAIPALAIPEWILADPYRPLPLQTKPVSPVRIRGVVQSGGKGVPWVAVTDGVSVVTTDAKGVFTLVSTSNRSFVYISTPASYKIPQNTTGTARFYRPIQPNAKGEMDVVFTLQPDETNQDRHRFLALGDVQTQNKYETARFLNETVPDMQQTLRASSAAFGVAVGDIMFDDLTLYPDYEAGVQQMGIPFFQVMGNHDLDFDGFTDESSTRTFTRHFGPTYYSFNRGAVHYVVLEDVMWVKSGYLGYIHQEQLAWLEQDLALVEKGRPVVLFWHIPGLSTQYARDGESRPNIANCVTNREAIYRLLKPYQAHLISGHTHEHEHVYEGGVHEHILATVCGAWWSGDICSDGAPNGYAVFEANGESLSWRYKATGKPDDHQIRLYKAGSEPNAPDEFVANVWDWNPDWQVVWYEDGIRKGHMSRRLGYDPLAVEQMLGNQKPTRRTWAEPNRTHHLFYAPTPAPSVNVTVEATDPFGKTYSQAFRTQ; translated from the coding sequence ATGAACCGCAGACGATTTCTAAAACAAAGTGCTTGGGCCATTCCAGCATTGGCCATCCCCGAATGGATTCTTGCGGATCCTTATCGCCCTCTTCCTTTGCAGACCAAGCCCGTATCTCCGGTCAGGATTCGGGGTGTGGTACAGAGCGGTGGCAAAGGTGTTCCGTGGGTTGCCGTCACCGATGGTGTCTCGGTGGTCACAACCGATGCCAAAGGCGTGTTTACCTTGGTCAGCACCTCGAACCGATCATTTGTCTATATCTCTACACCTGCCAGCTATAAAATCCCTCAGAACACCACTGGGACAGCACGGTTTTATCGGCCCATCCAACCCAATGCAAAAGGCGAGATGGACGTTGTTTTTACGCTACAACCAGACGAAACCAACCAAGATCGTCACCGTTTTTTGGCCTTGGGGGATGTACAAACCCAGAATAAATATGAAACAGCCCGATTTTTAAACGAGACGGTTCCAGATATGCAACAAACCCTTAGAGCAAGTTCTGCTGCGTTTGGTGTTGCCGTGGGTGATATTATGTTTGACGACCTGACCCTTTATCCAGACTATGAGGCGGGAGTCCAGCAAATGGGTATTCCCTTCTTTCAAGTGATGGGCAACCACGATTTAGATTTTGATGGTTTTACCGATGAATCTTCTACCCGCACCTTTACCCGTCATTTTGGGCCTACCTATTATTCGTTTAATCGCGGTGCGGTGCATTATGTGGTGCTGGAGGACGTTATGTGGGTTAAAAGTGGTTACTTGGGCTACATTCATCAAGAGCAACTGGCGTGGCTTGAACAAGACCTCGCTTTGGTGGAAAAAGGACGTCCGGTTGTTTTGTTTTGGCATATTCCGGGACTTTCAACACAATATGCCCGCGACGGGGAATCCCGCCCCAATATTGCCAATTGCGTGACCAATCGCGAGGCCATTTATCGGTTGTTAAAGCCTTATCAAGCCCACCTTATTTCTGGGCATACACACGAACACGAGCATGTTTATGAAGGCGGCGTACATGAACATATCTTGGCCACCGTCTGTGGTGCATGGTGGAGTGGTGATATTTGCTCGGATGGCGCTCCGAATGGCTATGCGGTCTTTGAAGCAAATGGCGAATCACTTTCTTGGCGATATAAAGCCACCGGAAAACCGGATGATCATCAGATACGTCTCTACAAAGCAGGGAGTGAACCTAATGCCCCCGACGAGTTTGTGGCCAATGTCTGGGACTGGAATCCCGATTGGCAGGTGGTTTGGTATGAAGATGGTATCCGAAAAGGCCACATGTCGCGGCGTCTTGGTTACGACCCGCTTGCAGTAGAACAAATGCTGGGGAACCAAAAACCAACCCGACGAACATGGGCAGAACCCAACCGCACTCACCACTTGTTCTATGCGCCCACTCCAGCACCATCTGTAAACGTGACCGTCGAAGCCACCGACCCTTTCGGTAAAACGTATTCACAAGCTTTTAGAACACAATAA
- a CDS encoding Rieske 2Fe-2S domain-containing protein: protein MNSNAFCVPLAFAHDVQAGKLSTVWLQDTPLILTRSQGRVVAYEDFCPHRGVPLSLGKLVDAQTIECPYHGWRFNLANGQNTLVPVKNASMPCALKPISLRETHDLVWFLPDVQAVLPSLHTEKPTLFKTGLIQAKMVNVAENFLEGSHTHFVHQGYIRRQTPKRQAISAKLQPKEDGFEVYYQPEPPKGLLTQFLPKRFRTLRPVASYHHPHLTTLAYYDTAGHCLARFEGLLKPEKAHTRFFARIFLDLGHLTPFVSRLAAHFFGKVIQQDQNILEVQTRNLRHFPKPTFVSDETDVVGQELYAWMHDPTKIKTAPFHFEVFW, encoded by the coding sequence ATGAACTCTAATGCTTTTTGTGTACCCTTGGCCTTCGCACATGATGTCCAAGCGGGCAAACTTTCCACCGTTTGGCTCCAAGATACGCCTCTGATCCTGACGCGAAGCCAAGGGCGGGTGGTGGCTTACGAAGATTTTTGCCCGCATCGGGGTGTACCACTGTCATTGGGTAAACTGGTAGATGCGCAAACCATCGAATGTCCCTATCATGGCTGGCGGTTTAATTTGGCAAACGGGCAGAACACCTTGGTTCCTGTTAAAAATGCCTCCATGCCTTGTGCTTTGAAGCCCATTTCCTTACGAGAAACGCATGATCTGGTTTGGTTTCTGCCCGATGTCCAAGCCGTTTTGCCAAGCCTACATACAGAAAAGCCAACACTTTTTAAAACGGGGCTTATACAAGCCAAGATGGTGAATGTCGCCGAAAACTTTTTGGAGGGCAGCCATACCCATTTTGTGCACCAAGGTTATATTCGCCGCCAAACGCCCAAGCGCCAAGCCATTTCGGCAAAACTCCAGCCGAAAGAAGATGGTTTTGAGGTGTATTATCAACCAGAACCCCCTAAAGGCTTGCTTACCCAGTTTTTGCCAAAAAGATTTCGCACCTTACGACCCGTTGCCAGCTACCACCATCCACACTTGACCACCTTGGCTTATTACGACACAGCAGGGCATTGTTTGGCACGGTTTGAAGGTTTGCTCAAACCCGAAAAAGCCCATACCCGTTTCTTTGCACGCATTTTTTTGGACTTAGGCCACCTGACGCCTTTTGTTTCGCGCTTGGCCGCCCATTTCTTTGGCAAAGTCATTCAGCAAGACCAAAACATTCTTGAAGTGCAAACACGGAACCTTCGCCATTTCCCAAAGCCTACCTTTGTTTCTGATGAAACCGATGTAGTGGGGCAAGAGCTATACGCATGGATGCACGATCCCACTAAAATCAAAACCGCGCCATTTCATTTTGAGGTATTTTGGTAG
- a CDS encoding ATP-grasp domain-containing protein, whose translation MSAAQTILITGARAPIALELARSFHGQGHRVVMADSCHLTIARWSNAVARYVVLPSPRYALSAFKQALTQLIIDENIGHFIPTCEEAFYVGFCKPAFPCKVWTADFNLLRQLHNKWQFYTDFSTHLPMPETQRLSEFRDWAHSEDYVFKPIYSRFATATVLGRTLSPDAFTEAERPDWIAQKRIQGKEICIYSLWDQGQLKAYAAYHPLYRAGRGSGIYFEPIHHPASFAQVQAFGQQCHYTGQLCFDVILDADDRPYFIECNPRGTSGAHLLNKDLATAFLTEKIPFPSMKQSYAIKYAMALLHPIRFFTRPVRRAQDVIFHPKDQAPFFLQALSLLEISYLKFVQNRTWLAATTGDIEYNGEALTV comes from the coding sequence ATGTCCGCAGCCCAAACCATCCTCATCACAGGCGCACGCGCCCCGATTGCCTTAGAGTTGGCCCGTAGTTTTCATGGGCAGGGACATCGGGTGGTGATGGCGGATTCGTGCCACTTAACCATTGCACGTTGGTCGAATGCGGTGGCGCGATATGTGGTTTTGCCTTCGCCTCGTTATGCGCTATCCGCTTTTAAGCAAGCCTTGACACAACTCATCATTGACGAAAACATCGGTCACTTCATCCCGACCTGCGAGGAAGCTTTTTATGTAGGCTTTTGCAAACCAGCCTTTCCTTGCAAGGTCTGGACGGCTGATTTCAACTTACTACGGCAGTTACACAATAAGTGGCAGTTTTATACCGATTTTTCTACCCACTTGCCTATGCCAGAAACACAACGCCTTTCGGAGTTTCGAGACTGGGCACACAGTGAAGACTATGTTTTTAAACCCATTTATTCGCGTTTTGCCACTGCTACCGTATTAGGGCGCACGCTTTCCCCTGATGCCTTTACCGAGGCAGAACGGCCAGATTGGATTGCCCAAAAACGGATACAAGGCAAGGAAATCTGTATTTATAGCCTTTGGGATCAAGGGCAACTTAAGGCATATGCAGCTTATCACCCCTTGTATCGGGCGGGAAGAGGCTCTGGAATCTATTTTGAACCCATCCACCATCCGGCCAGTTTTGCACAGGTTCAGGCATTTGGCCAGCAGTGTCACTACACCGGACAACTTTGTTTTGACGTGATCTTGGATGCCGATGATCGGCCTTATTTTATTGAGTGCAACCCACGCGGAACCAGTGGCGCACACTTATTAAATAAAGACTTAGCAACTGCATTTCTAACGGAGAAGATACCCTTTCCAAGCATGAAGCAATCTTATGCCATCAAGTATGCGATGGCGCTTTTGCACCCAATTCGCTTCTTTACCCGTCCTGTTCGTCGTGCCCAAGACGTCATTTTTCACCCTAAAGACCAAGCACCTTTTTTCCTTCAAGCCTTGAGCCTTTTGGAGATTTCATACCTTAAATTTGTCCAAAACCGAACGTGGTTAGCGGCCACAACAGGCGATATAGAATACAATGGCGAAGCATTAACCGTATAG
- a CDS encoding TetR/AcrR family transcriptional regulator: protein MRNRNETEERIYRAFTEMLETEGFAKLGINALAKQAGVDKNLVYRYFDGLKGLFLRYAEEGDFFRYLDHPNGLLSLEQVADKIAAYAKELRAKPGTQEILRSQVNQAHTDATRPLFKYANSRLISSFEHAPTDIVDKATLNNAVTLMIAGIIYLSLMSKHHRYFMNFHLQDEENWTELEALIPLLLKGLKPENPPDLG, encoded by the coding sequence ATGAGGAACAGAAACGAAACCGAAGAACGCATTTACCGAGCATTTACCGAGATGTTAGAAACTGAAGGATTCGCAAAGTTGGGTATTAATGCCTTGGCCAAACAAGCTGGTGTTGACAAAAATTTAGTCTATCGCTACTTTGATGGCTTAAAGGGACTGTTCTTGCGTTATGCCGAAGAGGGCGACTTTTTCCGGTATTTAGACCATCCGAATGGGCTTCTCTCCTTAGAACAAGTTGCAGACAAAATAGCGGCTTATGCCAAAGAACTTAGGGCCAAGCCCGGAACCCAAGAAATCCTCCGCTCGCAGGTGAATCAAGCCCATACCGATGCTACCCGCCCACTCTTCAAGTATGCCAATAGCCGCCTAATTTCTTCTTTTGAACACGCGCCAACCGATATAGTAGATAAAGCTACGCTTAACAACGCCGTTACCCTTATGATTGCTGGGATAATTTATTTATCACTCATGAGCAAACACCATCGCTACTTTATGAATTTCCATCTCCAAGACGAAGAAAATTGGACGGAATTAGAGGCATTGATCCCGCTGTTATTGAAAGGTTTAAAGCCAGAAAACCCACCGGATTTAGGCTAA
- a CDS encoding acyl-CoA dehydrogenase family protein: MKSPYFTEEHEMFRSTIQDFLTKEAIPHFKKWEEAGQIDREIFQKMGEMGFFGLDAPEEYGGLGTDFMYTAIFLHELGRAGNTGFATAVTTHAYLAMNYLIKGAAPHLKEKYLAPSVRGELLGALAMTEPFAGSDLKALRSTAVLEGDHYIVNGSKTFITNGHYCDYFVTAVKMEKGISMLVIDRNTPGVTTSKLQKIGMLSSDTAEIAFDNVRVPVENLLGEEGKGFYYMMESLQTERLTLSHCNMGLMERAIDLTLQYMNERQAFGQSINKFQALRHRMADIASEVEAYKQFINHTSWLFGHGEQVVKECSMLKLRTSELLKKVVDECLQMFGGYGFMEEYEIARMYRDVRVIPIYAGTSEIMREIIAKIIIDGHQYKSAYKGA, encoded by the coding sequence ATGAAATCCCCTTACTTCACCGAAGAACACGAGATGTTCAGAAGCACGATCCAAGATTTTTTGACCAAAGAAGCCATCCCACACTTCAAGAAATGGGAGGAAGCCGGCCAAATAGACCGCGAGATTTTCCAGAAAATGGGCGAAATGGGCTTTTTCGGCCTTGATGCGCCCGAAGAATACGGCGGCTTAGGCACGGATTTTATGTACACGGCCATCTTCTTGCACGAATTGGGACGGGCAGGCAATACGGGTTTTGCGACAGCCGTAACCACCCATGCGTATTTGGCGATGAACTACCTGATCAAGGGTGCAGCGCCCCATCTGAAAGAAAAATATCTTGCACCAAGTGTTCGAGGAGAATTGTTGGGTGCACTTGCGATGACCGAGCCTTTTGCAGGGTCAGACCTAAAAGCCTTACGTTCTACGGCTGTTTTGGAAGGCGACCACTATATCGTGAACGGCTCGAAAACATTCATCACCAATGGCCATTATTGTGACTATTTTGTGACGGCAGTGAAAATGGAAAAAGGCATTTCTATGTTGGTCATAGACCGCAATACGCCGGGTGTGACAACCTCTAAGCTGCAAAAAATCGGGATGTTGTCTTCCGATACCGCCGAGATTGCGTTCGACAACGTTCGGGTTCCGGTAGAAAACCTCTTGGGCGAAGAAGGTAAAGGCTTTTATTATATGATGGAAAGTCTCCAAACGGAGCGCCTAACGCTCTCCCATTGCAATATGGGGCTTATGGAGCGTGCGATAGACCTTACCTTGCAGTATATGAACGAGCGCCAAGCCTTCGGACAGTCCATTAACAAATTTCAGGCATTGCGCCACCGCATGGCCGATATAGCCTCGGAGGTGGAGGCATACAAGCAGTTTATCAACCATACTTCTTGGCTTTTTGGTCATGGGGAACAAGTGGTAAAAGAGTGTTCTATGCTTAAATTACGCACGTCGGAGTTGTTGAAAAAGGTGGTGGATGAGTGTCTTCAGATGTTTGGTGGCTACGGTTTTATGGAAGAATATGAAATCGCAAGGATGTACAGAGATGTTCGGGTGATTCCTATCTATGCCGGAACGTCCGAAATCATGCGCGAGATTATTGCTAAGATCATCATAGATGGTCATCAGTATAAGTCAGCATATAAAGGGGCTTGA
- a CDS encoding acyl-CoA thioesterase, with product MSVAEALNRDYPVVYEQKVLWQHVDAARHVNNVTYVQWFEDARVYYFEKLGLAALPGESDDPVGIILAWQACKYTAPLFYLDTALIGIRITKIETDRFWMECKMVSRERSQVVAIAESKIVAYDYAKHRKSNLQLDWVRRIQELEGPEKDLIAAPETV from the coding sequence ATGTCGGTAGCAGAAGCATTAAACCGAGATTATCCGGTTGTTTATGAGCAAAAGGTTTTATGGCAACATGTTGATGCGGCGAGGCATGTAAACAATGTGACGTATGTACAGTGGTTCGAGGATGCGCGGGTATATTATTTTGAGAAATTAGGACTTGCGGCTCTTCCGGGCGAGTCGGACGATCCCGTAGGGATTATTCTGGCTTGGCAGGCATGTAAATACACCGCGCCACTCTTCTATTTGGACACGGCGCTCATCGGTATTCGGATTACCAAGATCGAAACAGACCGTTTTTGGATGGAATGTAAGATGGTGAGCCGCGAAAGGAGCCAAGTGGTGGCCATTGCCGAGAGCAAAATTGTGGCTTATGATTATGCCAAACACCGTAAATCCAACCTCCAACTTGACTGGGTGCGCCGTATTCAGGAACTCGAAGGGCCAGAAAAGGACTTGATTGCCGCGCCTGAAACTGTTTAA
- a CDS encoding electron transfer flavoprotein subunit beta/FixA family protein — translation MKRLVCISKTPDTTAQISFSADGKTFNSAGVQYILNPYDEWYALVRAVELKEKQGGTVTVLNVGLAENDQIIRKALAIGGDDAIRVNVDPQSALFTAKQIAEVAQSGDYEVVFCGKETIDYNASEVGAMVAEFLDVPFISYATHLDMDGQTATITRDIEGGSEVVEVTAPFVVSAAKGMAEQRIPNMRGIMMAKNKPLKVVSPVPFEDPVQVVQFSLPPAKQGVKMVSPEDMDELVRLLHEEAKVI, via the coding sequence ATGAAACGACTTGTTTGCATCAGTAAAACCCCCGATACCACAGCCCAGATCAGTTTCTCGGCTGATGGCAAAACGTTTAACAGCGCAGGGGTACAATATATCCTAAATCCTTACGACGAATGGTATGCCTTGGTTCGTGCGGTTGAACTCAAAGAAAAACAGGGCGGAACCGTAACCGTCTTGAATGTGGGATTGGCCGAGAACGATCAGATTATCCGAAAAGCCCTTGCGATTGGCGGCGATGATGCCATTCGGGTGAATGTAGATCCCCAAAGTGCTCTTTTTACCGCAAAGCAAATTGCGGAAGTGGCCCAAAGTGGTGACTATGAGGTGGTTTTTTGTGGTAAAGAAACCATTGATTATAATGCCTCGGAAGTGGGCGCGATGGTTGCGGAGTTTTTAGATGTGCCCTTTATTTCATATGCCACCCATTTGGACATGGACGGCCAAACGGCCACTATTACCCGCGACATCGAGGGTGGAAGCGAGGTCGTAGAAGTGACGGCTCCCTTCGTGGTAAGCGCCGCTAAGGGCATGGCCGAGCAACGTATCCCGAATATGCGCGGCATTATGATGGCCAAAAACAAGCCCTTGAAGGTGGTCTCGCCAGTTCCATTCGAGGATCCTGTTCAGGTGGTTCAGTTCAGTTTGCCGCCCGCTAAACAAGGCGTGAAAATGGTTTCACCGGAAGATATGGACGAGTTGGTTCGGTTGCTCCACGAAGAAGCCAAAGTCATTTAA
- a CDS encoding electron transfer flavoprotein subunit alpha/FixB family protein, whose translation MVLVYAESPNGQFKKAAFEAVAYGHLTAQAMGTTCVALVLGKADDAGQLGRYGATRVYHVQHDHLTNFDSQVYASVIASAGQKLGVQVVVVSHSSTGKSLLGRLAVKLNAGSVAGVKSVPTTEGGFLVQKGVFSGKATATYAISSAAKVLSVMGNSLPATVVGDVVSVEVLDVVVPAPRVQVKEVKTVSSGKAPLPEAELVVSAGRGLKGPENWGIVEDLADALGATTACSRPVADIGWRPHHEHVGQTGVAIRPNLYIAAGISGAIQHLAGVNSSKVIVVINKDPEAPFFKAADYGVVGDAFEVLPRLTDAVKRFKNS comes from the coding sequence ATGGTGCTTGTATATGCAGAAAGCCCAAATGGGCAGTTTAAAAAAGCGGCTTTTGAGGCCGTGGCTTATGGTCATCTCACGGCTCAAGCCATGGGAACCACTTGTGTTGCGTTGGTATTGGGCAAGGCAGACGATGCCGGACAGTTGGGGCGGTATGGCGCTACCCGTGTTTATCATGTACAACACGACCACCTTACGAACTTCGATAGCCAAGTGTATGCCTCGGTTATTGCCTCAGCGGGGCAGAAATTGGGGGTACAAGTGGTGGTGGTAAGCCATTCTTCTACCGGAAAATCGTTGCTCGGTCGCTTGGCCGTTAAACTCAATGCCGGATCGGTAGCGGGTGTAAAATCGGTTCCAACTACCGAAGGTGGATTTTTGGTTCAGAAAGGGGTTTTTTCGGGTAAAGCAACCGCAACTTACGCGATTTCTTCCGCCGCCAAGGTCTTGTCGGTGATGGGCAATAGTCTTCCTGCAACGGTTGTGGGAGATGTGGTCTCGGTGGAGGTATTGGACGTCGTGGTTCCCGCACCGAGGGTTCAGGTAAAGGAAGTCAAGACGGTATCCAGTGGAAAAGCGCCATTGCCAGAGGCCGAACTGGTGGTCTCGGCGGGGCGGGGGCTTAAAGGGCCGGAAAACTGGGGCATTGTAGAGGACTTGGCAGATGCTTTAGGGGCAACCACGGCTTGCTCGCGTCCGGTGGCCGATATTGGCTGGCGTCCGCACCACGAGCACGTTGGCCAAACGGGTGTGGCCATCCGTCCGAACCTCTATATTGCGGCGGGCATTTCGGGTGCGATTCAGCACTTGGCGGGGGTAAATTCCAGTAAGGTGATTGTGGTCATCAACAAAGACCCGGAGGCGCCGTTCTTCAAAGCAGCAGATTATGGCGTAGTGGGCGATGCCTTCGAGGTGCTTCCGCGTCTTACCGATGCCGTTAAACGTTTTAAAAACAGCTAA
- a CDS encoding (Fe-S)-binding protein — protein MLQSLLFLLVVAVAGFFAFRSFRRIYRNIHFGKPEAINEDAAQRRKNVLLVAFGQKKMFKQWLPAVLHLFIYVAFVITQIELLEIFIDGLTGNHRIFAPYLGGFYTFVIGFIEVLSVLAFVATVTFLARRNLLKIPRFTKPELEGWPRLDANLILFGEIILITGIFCMNGADVVLQKIRPEHYPDTGFLAISGWLGPLLFGGLSEGALVGVERFGWWLHLLTVLAFLNYLPYSKHLHIMLAFPNVYFSCLKPRGEMDNMPVIMNEVKGMMGLVQETENTSEGGDVPEFGAKDVFDLSWKTVLDAYTCTECGRCTEACPANITGKKLSPRKIMMDIRDRAEEIGRNIDTNNTKLISPEKGGEVLTAENYADGKSLFDYISREEIHACTTCNACVEACPVLINPVVPILELRRYEILTEATGPQEWVPMFTSVENSGAVWQMPVSRDAWTQEA, from the coding sequence ATGTTGCAATCCCTGCTTTTTCTGTTGGTGGTGGCGGTGGCCGGATTTTTCGCCTTCCGCTCCTTTCGCCGCATTTACCGAAACATCCATTTCGGTAAACCGGAGGCCATTAACGAAGATGCCGCACAGCGCCGGAAAAATGTGCTGTTGGTGGCTTTTGGACAAAAGAAAATGTTTAAGCAGTGGTTGCCGGCTGTCCTACACCTCTTTATTTATGTGGCCTTTGTCATCACACAAATTGAATTGCTGGAGATTTTTATTGATGGTCTGACAGGGAATCACCGGATTTTTGCACCGTACTTGGGTGGATTTTATACCTTCGTCATTGGCTTTATAGAGGTGCTATCGGTGCTCGCATTTGTGGCAACGGTTACATTTTTGGCACGCCGTAATTTACTCAAGATCCCTCGATTCACCAAGCCGGAATTGGAAGGTTGGCCCCGATTGGATGCAAATCTGATCTTGTTTGGGGAAATTATCCTGATTACGGGAATTTTTTGTATGAATGGGGCTGATGTGGTCTTGCAGAAAATCCGCCCAGAGCATTACCCTGATACTGGATTTTTGGCCATTAGCGGCTGGTTGGGGCCTCTGCTCTTTGGTGGTCTCTCGGAGGGGGCTTTGGTGGGGGTAGAGCGCTTTGGTTGGTGGTTACATCTCCTTACCGTGTTGGCTTTTTTGAACTATTTGCCATACTCCAAGCACTTGCACATTATGCTGGCTTTCCCCAATGTCTATTTTTCATGCCTCAAACCTCGTGGTGAGATGGACAATATGCCGGTGATTATGAATGAAGTAAAAGGCATGATGGGGCTTGTGCAGGAAACCGAAAACACATCGGAAGGCGGTGATGTGCCTGAATTTGGCGCAAAAGACGTGTTTGACCTGAGTTGGAAAACCGTTTTGGATGCCTATACCTGTACCGAATGTGGCCGCTGTACCGAGGCATGTCCGGCGAATATCACCGGAAAGAAGTTGTCTCCACGTAAAATCATGATGGATATCCGCGACCGCGCCGAAGAAATCGGAAGGAACATTGATACCAACAACACCAAACTGATCTCGCCCGAAAAAGGGGGAGAGGTGTTAACGGCAGAAAATTATGCCGATGGGAAAAGCCTGTTCGACTACATTAGCCGTGAGGAAATCCATGCCTGCACCACTTGCAATGCCTGTGTAGAAGCCTGTCCGGTGCTGATTAATCCCGTTGTTCCGATTTTGGAACTCCGGCGATACGAAATTCTAACCGAGGCTACAGGCCCACAAGAGTGGGTTCCGATGTTTACCAGTGTCGAAAACAGTGGAGCCGTTTGGCAAATGCCCGTTTCCCGCGATGCTTGGACGCAAGAAGCTTAA
- a CDS encoding (Fe-S)-binding protein, producing the protein MQIPVLAELVAEGKTPEILFWVGCAGSFDNRAQKVTRAFCKILHEAGISYAILGNEEQCTGDAARRAGNEFVFQMAALQNIQVLDGYGITKIVTACPHCFNTLKNDYPALGGHYEVLHHTQLIHQLFLQGRLKLKEGGSFKGKRITYHDSCYLGRINGVYEIPRAILAALDADLVELKRSKSNGLCCGAGGAQMFKEDEPGEKHINVARTEEVLTTNPAAVVANCPFCLTMLQDGLKAKEKQDEVAVRDIAELVAERL; encoded by the coding sequence ATGCAAATCCCTGTTTTAGCTGAACTTGTCGCAGAAGGAAAAACGCCTGAAATTCTGTTCTGGGTGGGTTGTGCCGGTAGTTTTGATAACCGTGCCCAAAAAGTAACCCGCGCCTTTTGCAAAATTCTGCACGAGGCGGGCATTTCATATGCCATTCTGGGCAATGAAGAGCAATGTACGGGGGATGCTGCCCGTCGTGCCGGAAATGAGTTTGTCTTCCAAATGGCAGCCTTGCAAAATATTCAGGTATTGGACGGCTATGGCATAACGAAAATTGTGACAGCTTGCCCACATTGTTTTAATACCCTTAAAAACGATTATCCTGCGCTTGGCGGACATTACGAGGTCTTGCACCATACTCAGTTGATCCACCAACTGTTTTTGCAAGGCCGTCTAAAACTCAAAGAAGGCGGCTCATTCAAGGGGAAACGAATCACTTACCACGATTCTTGTTATTTAGGCCGGATTAATGGTGTTTACGAGATTCCACGTGCCATTTTAGCGGCTTTAGATGCGGACTTGGTGGAGCTTAAACGCTCGAAAAGTAATGGGCTGTGTTGTGGAGCTGGTGGTGCACAAATGTTTAAGGAAGACGAGCCGGGGGAAAAGCATATCAACGTGGCACGAACAGAAGAAGTCCTGACGACGAATCCGGCGGCAGTGGTTGCGAATTGCCCGTTTTGTCTTACGATGTTACAAGACGGATTAAAGGCAAAGGAAAAACAAGACGAGGTGGCGGTCAGGGATATTGCAGAGTTGGTGGCAGAGCGGCTTTAA